In Pedobacter sp. WC2423, the following are encoded in one genomic region:
- a CDS encoding heme A synthase → MVPKSEKRFIRLNLITLIVTLVLILAGAVVRSTGSGMGCPDWPKCFDQYVPPTSVDQLPKDYKEKYVAGRVKKNERFALMLDKMGKKDVADSIRHDQSITVPESFNAAKTWTEYINRLTGAATGILLIAVAVLSFTYKSKAKRIIVLSILNLFMVVFQAWLGSIVVSTNLLAWVVTVHMLLALVMLAILVYTYYYAQSLHKEPTVVISKVFWLKVLILVSLFLSVLQIVLGTEVREAIDEISKNLLYQERHTWIGKIGDIFSYHRDLAIFVVVLNAFIYQFVMNKFGGKATELKLGNSIVLVLMVQIASGLLLANFALPPAAQVIHLVFSTVLFTLQFYLYLLVYRTSTYNQ, encoded by the coding sequence ATGGTTCCTAAATCTGAAAAGAGATTTATCCGGTTAAACCTGATTACTTTAATAGTGACGTTAGTACTCATCTTAGCTGGTGCAGTAGTACGGAGTACGGGTTCAGGTATGGGTTGTCCGGACTGGCCAAAATGTTTTGACCAATATGTTCCACCAACATCTGTAGATCAGCTTCCGAAAGACTATAAAGAAAAATACGTAGCAGGCCGGGTTAAAAAGAATGAGCGTTTTGCGCTGATGCTTGATAAAATGGGTAAAAAGGATGTGGCAGATAGTATCCGTCACGATCAAAGTATAACAGTTCCGGAATCATTTAATGCAGCAAAAACCTGGACTGAATATATTAACCGCCTTACCGGAGCAGCTACAGGAATTTTATTAATTGCAGTTGCCGTTCTTTCATTTACGTATAAGAGTAAAGCTAAAAGGATTATAGTTTTAAGTATACTGAATCTTTTTATGGTAGTTTTTCAGGCCTGGCTGGGATCAATTGTGGTTTCGACCAATTTACTGGCCTGGGTTGTGACTGTTCATATGCTGCTCGCTCTGGTTATGCTCGCCATCCTGGTTTATACCTATTATTACGCACAATCACTGCATAAAGAACCGACAGTTGTTATTTCTAAAGTATTCTGGTTAAAAGTATTGATTCTGGTTTCTTTGTTCCTGAGTGTACTGCAAATTGTTTTAGGAACAGAAGTAAGGGAAGCTATTGATGAGATTTCAAAAAACCTGTTATATCAGGAAAGACATACCTGGATTGGGAAAATAGGAGATATCTTCTCTTATCACCGTGATCTTGCAATTTTTGTAGTCGTACTGAATGCATTCATTTACCAGTTCGTAATGAATAAATTTGGAGGTAAGGCAACAGAATTGAAATTAGGTAATTCAATTGTATTGGTGCTGATGGTACAAATTGCAAGTGGATTATTATTAGCTAACTTTGCACTGCCACCAGCAGCTCAGGTTATACATTTAGTGTTCTCAACAGTTCTGTTTACACTCCAGTTTTATCTTTATCTGCTGGTATACAGAACAAGTACTTATAATCAATAA
- the cyoE gene encoding heme o synthase has product MKLFFSDLSKLIKFRLTFLVVFSASVTFLIGSRMQVARGEVPSIDWGNWLILVAGGFLVTAAANCFNEIIEKDLDKLMTRTMDRPMPAGRMTTGQGLVLGLIMGMLGTWLLGKLNLETGLLSVFSILLYAFVYTPLKRKSPIAVFVGAIPGALPPLIGYLAALGHTTNFTHVDYEVAGILFLIQFVWQFPHFWAIAWVLDDDYKKAGFRLLPTKKRDKTTAFLVFLSTLILIPVSLLPTFFGFGGYYIAGVSIIAGVIFALLAFKLLVKMDIDSARKVMFCSFVYIPLVQLILLFDFIGK; this is encoded by the coding sequence TTGAAATTATTTTTCTCAGATTTATCTAAACTCATCAAATTCAGACTTACTTTTCTGGTTGTGTTTTCTGCGTCAGTTACTTTTTTAATTGGTTCAAGAATGCAGGTTGCCAGGGGTGAGGTTCCGTCTATTGACTGGGGAAATTGGCTGATTCTGGTAGCTGGAGGGTTTTTAGTGACTGCAGCAGCAAACTGCTTCAATGAGATTATAGAAAAGGATCTGGATAAACTGATGACCCGTACCATGGATCGTCCGATGCCAGCAGGAAGAATGACAACGGGACAGGGATTAGTACTGGGCTTGATCATGGGGATGCTCGGTACCTGGTTATTAGGTAAGCTGAACTTGGAAACAGGTCTTTTATCAGTATTTTCTATCTTACTTTATGCATTTGTTTATACCCCTTTAAAACGTAAATCTCCAATTGCCGTTTTTGTAGGTGCAATACCTGGTGCTTTACCACCGCTTATCGGTTATTTGGCCGCCCTGGGGCATACTACCAACTTTACGCATGTAGATTATGAAGTTGCCGGAATTCTTTTCCTTATACAGTTTGTATGGCAGTTTCCGCATTTCTGGGCAATTGCATGGGTTTTGGATGATGATTACAAAAAAGCAGGTTTCAGGTTGTTACCTACTAAGAAAAGAGATAAGACCACAGCATTTCTTGTTTTCTTAAGCACGTTAATATTAATACCTGTGAGTTTGCTGCCTACCTTCTTTGGATTTGGCGGTTATTACATTGCAGGGGTTTCGATCATAGCCGGAGTGATTTTTGCACTGCTGGCCTTTAAACTACTGGTAAAAATGGATATAGACAGTGCACGTAAAGTGATGTTTTGTTCATTTGTTTACATACCACTGGTACAATTGATTTTATTGTTTGATTTTATAGGTAAATAG
- a CDS encoding cytochrome c oxidase subunit 3, producing MVHTLKPEDVAQDRLATSFKAKKFVLWLFVVSSTIMFGGFTSYYIVFAASKGKGHGLVLPDVFMYSTAVLVLSSICLFFAAKAVRQQNIQTQKIFLWSTLALGIAFGYLQVDAWSALYQSGATLVNNNAAISTIYIVSGMHLLHIFAGLCFILNSLWGAYGKIPKENAVYRIEIASIFWHFIDILWIYLYVFLLLNS from the coding sequence ATGGTACACACATTAAAACCAGAAGACGTAGCGCAGGATAGATTAGCTACCTCTTTTAAAGCTAAAAAATTCGTTCTTTGGCTATTTGTGGTCTCTTCGACTATTATGTTTGGAGGATTTACAAGTTATTATATCGTATTTGCTGCGTCTAAAGGTAAAGGACATGGATTAGTTCTTCCTGATGTTTTTATGTACAGCACAGCGGTGCTTGTATTGAGCAGTATCTGCTTATTTTTTGCAGCAAAGGCAGTCCGTCAGCAGAATATACAGACACAAAAAATATTTCTATGGTCAACCTTAGCATTGGGGATCGCTTTTGGCTATCTTCAGGTTGATGCCTGGTCGGCACTATACCAAAGTGGTGCAACACTGGTTAACAATAACGCAGCAATTTCTACGATTTATATTGTTTCCGGCATGCACTTACTGCACATTTTTGCAGGACTTTGTTTCATCCTGAACAGCCTTTGGGGTGCATATGGCAAAATTCCTAAAGAAAATGCGGTATATCGCATAGAAATAGCCTCTATATTCTGGCATTTTATAGATATATTATGGATATATCTTTATGTTTTTTTACTTTTGAACAGTTAG
- a CDS encoding cytochrome c oxidase subunit 3 has product MNSLSQLDQVKTTPWSGGRSPWSVEYGKIMMWFFLLSDAFTFSSLLVYYGAQRFTKFTWPDPDLVFQSIPGLVESGAPLVFVGIMTFILIMSSVTMVLAVEAGHRRAKKEVIWWMVATIIGGFMFLGCQALEWTHLHHEGFWWASIPKPEKLQEFFVGPVSNVAAQQFANLFFTITGFHGFHVFTGVLLNIIILIMTINGTFEKRGHYLMVEKVGLYWHFVDLVWVFVFTFFYLV; this is encoded by the coding sequence ATGAATTCATTATCACAATTAGATCAGGTAAAAACTACTCCATGGAGTGGCGGCCGTTCACCGTGGTCGGTAGAATACGGAAAAATAATGATGTGGTTTTTCTTGCTATCAGATGCATTTACATTCTCTTCATTATTGGTATACTACGGAGCGCAACGTTTCACGAAATTTACATGGCCTGATCCGGATTTGGTATTCCAGTCGATTCCGGGTTTAGTAGAATCCGGAGCACCATTAGTGTTCGTAGGTATTATGACTTTTATCCTGATCATGAGTTCTGTAACTATGGTATTAGCTGTTGAAGCTGGTCACAGACGTGCTAAGAAAGAAGTGATCTGGTGGATGGTGGCAACTATTATCGGTGGTTTCATGTTCCTGGGTTGTCAGGCATTAGAGTGGACTCACCTTCACCATGAAGGTTTCTGGTGGGCATCTATTCCTAAACCAGAGAAGTTACAGGAATTCTTTGTTGGGCCTGTGTCTAACGTTGCAGCACAACAGTTTGCTAACTTGTTCTTTACAATTACAGGATTCCACGGATTTCACGTATTCACTGGTGTTTTATTAAATATCATCATTCTGATTATGACTATCAACGGAACTTTCGAGAAACGTGGTCATTACCTGATGGTTGAAAAAGTAGGTTTATACTGGCACTTTGTTGATCTGGTTTGGGTATTTGTATTTACCTTCTTCTATTTAGTTTAA
- a CDS encoding cytochrome C oxidase subunit IV family protein, producing MSEHNLQNTEEHAHDEHAGLSKSKIWQVFFILLGITVVEFIIALVILPKGLVSHTAGNIAYILLTLLKAYYIVAYFMHLKFEKTGLQLSLGLAFIFIAYFITLMLIEGGYLHIHMTI from the coding sequence ATGTCTGAACATAACCTACAAAATACAGAAGAGCATGCACATGATGAGCATGCTGGCCTAAGCAAATCAAAAATCTGGCAGGTATTCTTTATCTTATTAGGGATTACTGTAGTTGAATTTATCATTGCATTAGTGATTTTACCAAAAGGATTGGTTTCTCACACTGCTGGTAATATTGCTTATATCTTATTAACTCTTTTAAAAGCATATTATATTGTTGCCTACTTTATGCACCTTAAGTTTGAGAAAACCGGGTTGCAGCTGTCACTTGGGCTCGCATTTATATTTATTGCGTACTTTATAACTTTGATGCTCATTGAAGGTGGTTATTTGCATATACATATGACTATTTAA
- a CDS encoding SCO family protein, whose amino-acid sequence MKFSSIKKIIILVSILAVPGFLYYELVEQGKNRYKPLPFFGPKKVAATFHSKRGKQIPDTIYHQLPDFRFINQQADTVSWKNYSGKIIVLNLIYTSGNNYAVEFANKAMNVYMNTYIKNPLIHFIGLSIDPVTDVPAKLLPYAEKLKAKAGKWDLLTGDSTAVYNWINKGLYIDAQQHFEKGERKFTYSNLFVLLDPQHRIRGYYDATNQEALSKLNDEIKVLVAEELRNVRDGR is encoded by the coding sequence ATGAAGTTTTCTTCAATAAAAAAAATAATAATCCTGGTATCGATTTTAGCGGTACCGGGATTTTTATATTATGAACTGGTTGAACAAGGGAAAAACAGGTATAAACCATTGCCCTTTTTCGGCCCAAAAAAAGTAGCTGCTACTTTCCATTCCAAAAGAGGAAAACAGATTCCCGATACCATTTATCATCAGTTACCTGACTTCCGGTTTATTAATCAGCAGGCAGATACGGTGAGCTGGAAGAATTACTCAGGAAAGATCATTGTGCTGAACCTGATTTATACCTCCGGAAATAATTACGCCGTAGAATTTGCTAACAAAGCAATGAACGTGTATATGAATACCTATATCAAGAATCCGTTAATTCATTTTATAGGCTTAAGTATAGATCCTGTAACAGATGTTCCTGCTAAACTGCTTCCCTATGCTGAGAAACTAAAAGCAAAGGCAGGTAAATGGGATTTACTGACCGGAGATAGTACCGCGGTTTACAACTGGATCAATAAAGGGCTCTATATTGACGCCCAGCAGCACTTTGAAAAAGGTGAACGTAAATTCACTTACAGCAATTTGTTTGTTCTGCTGGATCCCCAGCACCGCATCAGAGGTTATTATGATGCGACTAATCAGGAAGCGCTCTCCAAGCTGAATGATGAAATAAAAGTTCTCGTTGCCGAAGAGCTTAGAAATGTAAGAGACGGAAGGTAA
- a CDS encoding DUF420 domain-containing protein encodes MNINDKFFLRLIWIVTAVVLAVVITLKIVPPPTIKPSFIYLLPHLIGGINATCAVLLILSLIFIKKKNIQAHKVTNVITFILSAIFLVFYILFHLYEKDTKYGDIDHNGILSVAELAAVSGTRMIYFFILITHIMLAIVVLPLILISFLRGFSMQIERHRKIVRWAYPVWLYVAVTGVIVYLMISPYYNF; translated from the coding sequence ATGAATATTAACGATAAATTCTTTTTACGTCTGATCTGGATTGTTACCGCAGTAGTACTTGCAGTAGTTATTACTTTGAAGATTGTACCGCCACCAACCATAAAACCATCGTTCATCTATTTATTACCACATTTAATTGGAGGTATTAATGCGACTTGTGCAGTACTGCTTATTCTTTCTTTAATCTTTATCAAGAAGAAAAATATACAAGCACATAAAGTAACGAATGTGATCACATTTATTCTGTCCGCTATATTTCTGGTTTTCTATATCCTGTTTCACCTTTATGAAAAGGATACAAAATACGGAGACATTGATCATAATGGCATTCTTTCAGTCGCTGAACTTGCTGCCGTAAGTGGAACAAGAATGATCTATTTCTTCATTCTGATTACACATATTATGCTGGCCATTGTAGTGTTGCCATTGATCTTGATTAGTTTCCTCAGAGGCTTCAGTATGCAGATTGAGAGGCACCGTAAGATAGTTAGATGGGCTTACCCGGTATGGCTGTATGTAGCTGTGACCGGAGTGATTGTCTACCTGATGATTTCACCTTATTATAATTTTTAA
- a CDS encoding DUF983 domain-containing protein: MKKTTKLYALVHGKCPHCRRGEIFTGTLYGFDLQRTNDICSHCGQRYEIEPGYFYAAMYVSYAMNVMEMIAVGIATYIFSGGNLEFDSLWMYVGVIFSGCLVLAPFNYRYSRVILLHWLSPKISYNAYYDRP, from the coding sequence ATGAAGAAAACAACAAAACTATATGCATTAGTACATGGTAAATGTCCGCATTGCCGCAGAGGAGAAATCTTCACAGGTACTTTATATGGTTTCGATTTACAACGTACAAATGATATTTGCAGTCATTGCGGGCAGCGCTATGAGATAGAACCAGGCTACTTTTATGCCGCTATGTATGTAAGCTATGCAATGAATGTAATGGAGATGATTGCCGTGGGTATTGCAACCTATATCTTTTCCGGTGGTAATCTGGAATTTGATTCCCTATGGATGTATGTCGGTGTGATTTTTAGTGGATGCTTAGTCCTTGCACCCTTTAACTATCGTTATTCACGCGTGATTTTATTACATTGGCTCTCTCCTAAAATTAGTTATAACGCCTATTACGACAGACCATGA
- a CDS encoding DUF2461 domain-containing protein, which translates to MIKPETLAFLSAVAANNNREWFALNKELYETAKADVIGLVEELIPVLATVDPQFPLETQAKKCVMRIYRDVRFSKNKDPYKNNFGISFSVKNSNGNGPEFYLHLQPGKSFFAGGYWMPEASILKKIREEIDYNTSEFLEIIEAKGFTDQFKLSTEDTLKKAPKGYDPEHPHIDLLKLKSFIAVLPLTDQELLKPTLVNQLKKAFTGIYPFVRFLRGAIAP; encoded by the coding sequence ATGATTAAGCCAGAAACACTAGCTTTTTTAAGCGCAGTAGCAGCAAATAATAACAGGGAATGGTTTGCCCTGAATAAGGAATTGTATGAAACCGCAAAGGCAGATGTGATTGGCCTGGTTGAGGAACTTATTCCTGTTCTTGCAACTGTTGACCCACAGTTCCCACTTGAAACACAAGCTAAGAAATGTGTAATGCGCATTTACAGAGATGTACGGTTCAGTAAAAATAAAGATCCCTACAAAAATAACTTTGGAATTTCTTTCTCCGTGAAAAACTCGAACGGAAACGGGCCGGAATTCTATCTGCATCTTCAGCCAGGGAAGTCATTTTTTGCCGGTGGTTACTGGATGCCAGAAGCATCGATACTTAAAAAAATAAGAGAAGAAATAGATTACAATACCTCAGAATTTCTTGAAATTATAGAAGCTAAAGGTTTTACAGACCAGTTTAAGCTGAGTACAGAAGACACCCTGAAGAAAGCTCCCAAAGGTTATGATCCGGAGCATCCTCATATTGATTTGTTAAAACTCAAAAGCTTTATTGCCGTTTTACCACTCACAGATCAGGAATTATTAAAACCTACCCTAGTTAATCAATTAAAAAAAGCTTTTACAGGAATATATCCATTTGTCCGCTTCCTGAGAGGAGCTATAGCACCCTAA
- a CDS encoding OmpA family protein, protein MKRVILFLSIGLLASAFSSCVVLSPKKYKALLAKQDSLSTGWSGAQGSIDNLQSAIAKLQRDTADLKGQLNELQGKYKAIDGSYAKLKDNSSSAINKLSEDLKKREQRLKEVEDVLRKRDEASNQLKEKLEQALLGFSKSGLTVEMKNGKVYVSLTDKLLFPSGSIIIDEKGKQALAQLAKVLKEQPEIIIAVEGHTDSQKITNLGQIKDNWDLSVLRSTSVVRYLTETEKVPGVRLTATGKGEFQPLDSNTTPEGRSKNRRIEIVLAPKLDELYNLIKK, encoded by the coding sequence ATGAAGAGAGTTATTTTGTTTTTAAGCATCGGTTTATTGGCCAGTGCATTTAGTTCATGTGTAGTCCTGTCGCCAAAAAAATATAAAGCTTTACTGGCTAAACAGGATTCATTAAGCACCGGCTGGAGCGGAGCACAGGGGTCTATTGATAACTTACAAAGCGCTATTGCTAAATTACAGCGGGATACCGCTGATCTGAAAGGACAGCTTAATGAGCTTCAAGGTAAATATAAAGCAATTGACGGCAGTTACGCCAAATTAAAGGATAACAGCTCTTCTGCCATTAATAAGCTCTCAGAGGATCTTAAAAAACGTGAACAACGCCTTAAAGAAGTAGAAGATGTTTTACGTAAACGTGATGAAGCTTCTAATCAGTTAAAAGAAAAATTAGAACAAGCATTGCTTGGATTCTCTAAGAGCGGATTAACCGTAGAAATGAAAAACGGTAAAGTATATGTCTCTCTGACTGATAAACTCTTATTTCCTTCAGGCAGTATTATTATCGATGAAAAAGGGAAACAAGCATTGGCTCAGCTGGCTAAAGTATTAAAAGAGCAGCCGGAGATTATTATTGCTGTAGAAGGGCACACAGATTCACAGAAAATAACTAACCTGGGTCAGATTAAAGATAACTGGGACTTGAGTGTGTTGCGTTCCACTTCTGTAGTGCGTTACCTGACAGAAACTGAAAAAGTTCCTGGTGTAAGGTTGACTGCAACAGGAAAAGGTGAATTCCAACCATTAGATTCTAATACTACCCCTGAAGGAAGAAGTAAAAACCGCAGGATTGAAATTGTATTGGCGCCTAAATTGGATGAGCTGTACAACCTGATCAAAAAATAA
- the rfbC gene encoding dTDP-4-dehydrorhamnose 3,5-epimerase: MNMIQTPIADLFVIEPKVWKDNRGYFYESFSARAFAEAGIQADFVQDNQSFSQKGTLRGLHAQKAPFAQGKLVRVIQGKVLDVAVDVRKESATYGQHFSIVLSGENHKQLWVPPGFLHGFLTLEDDTIFTYKVTNYYDKESECGVIWNDADLNINWSEDLTKEELLLSDKDLVLSSFKDFVSPF; encoded by the coding sequence ATGAATATGATACAAACACCTATAGCTGATCTTTTTGTTATCGAACCTAAAGTATGGAAAGATAACCGTGGCTATTTTTACGAAAGTTTCAGTGCGCGCGCATTTGCAGAGGCCGGCATTCAGGCCGACTTTGTACAAGACAATCAATCTTTCTCACAAAAGGGTACTTTGCGTGGTTTACATGCTCAGAAAGCTCCTTTTGCACAGGGAAAACTGGTAAGGGTTATACAAGGTAAAGTTCTTGATGTTGCTGTAGATGTCAGAAAAGAATCCGCCACTTATGGCCAGCATTTCAGCATCGTCCTTAGTGGTGAAAATCACAAGCAATTATGGGTTCCACCAGGGTTCCTTCATGGTTTCCTGACGCTTGAAGACGATACTATTTTCACTTACAAAGTGACAAATTATTATGATAAAGAGTCTGAATGTGGTGTAATCTGGAATGATGCGGATCTGAACATTAACTGGAGTGAAGACTTGACAAAAGAGGAGCTTTTGCTTTCTGATAAAGATCTGGTACTTTCTTCTTTTAAAGATTTCGTGAGCCCTTTTTAA
- a CDS encoding DUF4286 family protein, with the protein MLLYNVTLIIEEASAPAWLQWMQEEHIPEVMATGLFVSNRLLKVVDSPNEGVTYCAQYVVQSIEDYDAYQLTHANALAAELNSRFKDKFVSFTTVMEYIA; encoded by the coding sequence ATGTTATTATACAATGTAACCCTGATTATTGAAGAAGCTTCTGCTCCGGCATGGCTGCAATGGATGCAAGAAGAACATATTCCTGAAGTAATGGCTACCGGATTATTCGTTTCCAACAGATTATTAAAGGTGGTAGATTCACCAAATGAAGGTGTAACCTATTGCGCCCAATATGTTGTACAGTCAATCGAAGATTATGATGCTTATCAGTTAACGCACGCGAATGCACTGGCAGCAGAATTAAACAGTCGTTTTAAAGATAAATTTGTTTCTTTCACTACCGTAATGGAATATATAGCTTAA
- a CDS encoding tetratricopeptide repeat protein, whose product MIKTILAIVLCFTGSLSLFAQSNNDSEMAMLYYQNGDYQKASVLLEKIVFKTKNEAYSELYFNALLKSKQYEVADKAIKKLIRQSPESPKYLTIQARIYKEKGELENAKKTFDQLLHSLPEDESKIRALANDLYQIAEYDLAADVFLQARKNMKNNQVFTFELLSIYRFKKDKNKLSEEYLNALSTMPQMLQQAETVLPSVFETNADYLTLQNSLFKRIQKDPQNESYSKLLIWQFLQQKEYDMALRQLIAQDKRIKDDGTILFEHAQIFASNKAYDTAIKAYTYLTLKGKDNPYYLPSKLALIDASYQALLLGKNEQKDVIALAGQYQEILDEFGRNANTLFALRKLANLQAYYLKDLKKAEEALEEAIKIPGITSADLGAMKLELGDIYRLTQQPWEAILMYEQVAKEFENQNPGTEAKYRSARLSFEQGNFSYAKSQADVLKASTEQLIANDALNLSLLISDHLETKTDTLALQMYAAAESLQFRNLHKEAIAKVDSIVVLYPKNSLTDDILMFKSNIYIKNRDFALAVPLLKELTGHQQKGNWADEALFMLAGIYEDQLNDPEQAKILYQKLIVDFPGSMFVTEARKHFRKLRGDPMES is encoded by the coding sequence ATGATAAAAACAATATTGGCGATCGTACTCTGCTTTACAGGCTCACTATCATTATTTGCACAAAGTAATAATGATAGTGAGATGGCGATGCTATACTATCAAAATGGAGATTATCAAAAGGCATCTGTATTACTCGAAAAGATAGTCTTCAAAACAAAAAATGAGGCCTATTCAGAGCTGTACTTCAATGCACTGCTCAAATCAAAACAATACGAAGTTGCAGATAAAGCGATCAAAAAACTGATCAGGCAGAGCCCTGAATCTCCAAAGTACCTGACTATACAAGCCCGGATTTACAAAGAAAAAGGAGAACTGGAAAATGCAAAGAAGACCTTTGATCAGCTCTTGCATTCCCTTCCTGAGGATGAATCCAAAATAAGAGCATTGGCAAATGATTTATACCAGATAGCCGAATATGATCTGGCTGCAGATGTATTTCTTCAAGCCAGAAAAAACATGAAAAATAATCAGGTCTTCACTTTTGAACTCTTAAGTATCTATCGTTTCAAGAAGGACAAAAATAAATTGAGTGAAGAATATTTGAATGCCTTGTCTACCATGCCCCAAATGCTACAGCAGGCCGAAACAGTACTGCCTTCTGTTTTTGAAACTAATGCCGATTATCTGACTCTTCAGAATTCATTGTTCAAGAGAATACAAAAAGATCCTCAGAATGAATCTTATTCAAAGTTGCTGATCTGGCAATTTTTGCAGCAAAAAGAATATGACATGGCATTGCGTCAATTAATTGCGCAGGATAAAAGGATTAAAGATGATGGAACGATCTTATTTGAACATGCACAGATATTTGCCTCCAATAAAGCTTATGATACAGCGATCAAAGCTTACACTTACTTAACGCTTAAAGGCAAGGACAATCCATATTATCTGCCTTCCAAACTGGCCTTGATCGATGCCAGTTATCAGGCGCTCCTGCTGGGTAAAAATGAACAAAAAGATGTTATAGCCCTTGCGGGTCAGTATCAGGAAATCCTGGATGAGTTTGGCAGGAATGCGAACACACTTTTTGCACTCAGGAAGTTGGCAAATCTACAGGCTTATTATCTGAAAGATCTTAAAAAAGCGGAAGAAGCACTGGAAGAAGCTATAAAAATCCCGGGCATTACTAGTGCTGATCTGGGTGCAATGAAACTTGAACTTGGAGATATTTACAGACTGACACAACAACCATGGGAAGCCATTTTGATGTACGAGCAGGTGGCTAAGGAGTTCGAAAATCAAAATCCAGGAACTGAAGCCAAATACAGGTCTGCAAGGTTATCATTTGAACAGGGAAATTTTAGTTATGCCAAATCTCAGGCAGATGTGCTCAAAGCATCTACAGAACAATTAATAGCGAACGATGCATTAAATCTCAGCCTTTTAATATCCGATCATCTGGAAACCAAAACGGATACACTGGCACTTCAAATGTATGCTGCTGCTGAATCGCTGCAATTCAGGAATCTCCATAAGGAAGCAATAGCGAAAGTAGACAGCATCGTCGTGTTATACCCTAAAAACAGTCTCACTGATGATATTTTGATGTTTAAATCAAACATTTATATCAAAAACAGAGATTTTGCTCTTGCCGTGCCTTTACTTAAAGAGTTAACCGGACATCAGCAAAAAGGAAATTGGGCAGATGAAGCCTTATTTATGCTTGCCGGCATCTATGAAGATCAGCTGAATGATCCTGAACAAGCTAAAATATTATATCAAAAATTGATTGTAGACTTTCCAGGCAGCATGTTTGTAACTGAGGCACGCAAGCATTTCAGGAAACTGAGAGGTGATCCTATGGAATCCTGA